One region of Nitrosopumilaceae archaeon genomic DNA includes:
- a CDS encoding S6e family ribosomal protein — MATFKLTISDKIGKSITRELKEKDANPLLGLQIGNELDAAIVGQAGKIRITGGSDKSGVPLREDIHGGARKYILLSKGVGLRDAEKGQRFRKLIRGNTITEEAYQINCFLDGELKIDEASPSPTEEKKETADKPKKA; from the coding sequence TTGGCAACATTTAAGCTTACAATATCTGATAAAATAGGAAAATCCATCACAAGAGAACTGAAAGAAAAAGATGCAAATCCACTTTTAGGTCTGCAAATAGGAAATGAATTAGATGCAGCGATTGTAGGTCAAGCTGGTAAGATCCGAATTACTGGCGGAAGCGATAAATCAGGAGTTCCATTGAGAGAAGATATTCATGGTGGAGCAAGAAAATATATCCTATTATCAAAAGGTGTTGGTTTGCGCGATGCTGAAAAGGGACAACGTTTTCGTAAACTTATTAGAGGAAATACCATTACTGAAGAGGCATATCAGATAAACTGCTTCTTAGATGGCGAATTAAAAATTGATGAAGCTTCACCATCTCCAACTGAAGAAAAAAAGGAAACAGCAGACAAACCAAAAAAGGCATAA
- a CDS encoding zinc-domain-containing protein — protein sequence MDAKCPECDKVAVLDNEITNVKCPHCGFEANYDDYLKLMKERVGGMVENFNPDRTGF from the coding sequence ATGGATGCAAAATGTCCAGAGTGCGACAAAGTAGCCGTACTTGATAATGAGATAACAAATGTAAAATGCCCTCACTGTGGATTCGAAGCAAATTATGATGATTATTTGAAATTAATGAAAGAAAGAGTTGGCGGCATGGTAGAAAATTTCAACCCTGATAGAACTGGATTTTAA
- a CDS encoding PUA domain-containing protein encodes MDSILKIKHTLDALFGIGVSKHLPKEIKITYSKRTGRIQHVYKNEKLLCTLRIDGGLAVTPYFAQLLLKSKKFRENCLEVDDDSKSFVENGSSVFCKHVIWCGKNILIGADVPILYKDRVIAVGRAILSSRMINSLKRGVAIKVRDSLKSPD; translated from the coding sequence TTGGATTCAATTCTTAAAATTAAACATACATTGGATGCACTATTTGGGATTGGAGTTTCAAAGCATCTTCCAAAAGAAATCAAAATTACTTACTCAAAAAGAACAGGAAGAATACAGCATGTCTACAAAAATGAAAAACTTCTTTGTACTTTGCGAATAGATGGAGGGCTTGCAGTCACACCTTATTTTGCACAATTGTTATTAAAAAGTAAGAAATTTAGAGAAAACTGTCTTGAAGTAGACGATGATTCCAAGTCTTTTGTGGAAAACGGCAGTTCTGTTTTCTGTAAACACGTTATATGGTGCGGCAAGAACATCTTGATCGGGGCAGACGTGCCTATTCTTTACAAAGATAGAGTAATTGCTGTAGGAAGAGCAATCCTCTCTTCAAGAATGATAAATTCTCTAAAACGAGGGGTAGCAATCAAGGTCAGAGATAGTTTAAAAAGTCCAGACTAA
- a CDS encoding peptidylprolyl isomerase: protein MISNLKLFKVGTFEFHLHHLLIIGILAISFSISVMVRSQAADYGFQLNEFDPFFNFRATQYLLDHGVNAYVHWHDTMSWYPTGRDVYSTSQAPLHFTAAFLYKIFGAGSSLYDFTIIFPVVFGSLTAIIVFALVRVMGGTTAGLFASLFFAISPPIIVRGTIGWFKSEPLGLFYGLLGLYLFLSGLKSKNRKIAFGKLIGGGLFLAIGFASWGGIEFFLMPLALFIIALPFFRKDHKFLLWAIPLFVAVTLAVSGGFARPGISFVLGVRGFALIGPTIFLVIMIFIQKFSREGTALRNSLAILGGSVIAGVAIISSNILHAPSFRYLNAINPFLTSQDALVDSVAEHATPNLTQNFTYFSTLMLFAGLGIWLIFRKRSENQNSLPIGIKNEMTIFALIIGIVGAYAGGTFARLDLLTATSVIILASIGLAVITSEILKKRTLGKPPEISKKQTQGKSSDNSKKVTTQSKKSTYALGMFASISYVVIIVALLLVPTIYPANGNWISVTKSPPTILNGGSNYAISTNDWPATLDWIKNNTPPNSVIASWWDYGYWIQTLGGRTTLADNATLSTGVIAKIAQIFLSSPDEAWKMLHDWGANYVLVYVVGQEFSSNGQTLYVLGGGGDESKKQWFMRIAGEDSSKFLQDDQFTPTDYFWQNTLLGKMFPFTPVTYFDPNTHVQSATYQSGYIGVYSKTIKYPVDGNGPLKLVYSSPSLNSNSSGIVSGVLLYQVNPNYVLQTSNTNQKITPQINSTTVNPTSVNPTSDVGVISTKYGNIVIKFRDDVAPKTVANFEKLAKSGFYDGTLFHRIIPGFVIQGGDPNTKNGSRDTWGTGDAGYTIPPEFSTLKHVKYMVSMARGPSIDSASSQFFIMLGDAPNLDGKYTIFGQVISGQDVVDKIGAIKTDPATDQPIDPEEARMSKVIIQSQATQSITSSTNISSTG, encoded by the coding sequence TTGATTTCAAACCTCAAATTATTTAAAGTTGGAACTTTTGAGTTTCATCTACATCATCTTCTGATCATTGGAATTCTTGCAATTTCATTTTCAATTTCTGTTATGGTACGTTCACAAGCAGCCGACTATGGTTTTCAATTAAATGAATTTGATCCTTTCTTTAACTTTAGAGCAACACAATATCTTTTAGATCACGGTGTAAATGCCTACGTTCACTGGCATGATACCATGAGCTGGTACCCAACTGGTAGAGATGTCTATTCAACATCTCAAGCTCCTTTGCATTTTACAGCAGCATTTTTATACAAAATTTTTGGTGCTGGTTCCAGTCTTTATGATTTTACAATAATATTTCCAGTTGTTTTTGGTTCACTTACAGCCATTATCGTATTTGCGCTTGTACGAGTTATGGGAGGTACAACAGCTGGTCTTTTTGCATCGCTATTTTTTGCAATATCTCCACCAATAATAGTAAGAGGCACAATAGGATGGTTCAAATCAGAACCGCTTGGACTTTTTTATGGTCTTCTAGGACTGTACCTGTTTCTTAGTGGATTAAAATCAAAAAACCGCAAGATTGCTTTTGGAAAATTAATTGGTGGAGGCTTGTTTTTAGCTATTGGTTTTGCTTCATGGGGTGGCATTGAATTCTTCCTCATGCCGTTAGCATTATTCATTATTGCTCTTCCATTTTTTAGAAAAGATCACAAATTCTTGCTATGGGCCATACCTCTTTTTGTTGCTGTGACATTGGCAGTTTCTGGTGGATTTGCAAGACCTGGAATCAGTTTTGTGTTAGGAGTACGTGGATTTGCACTTATCGGACCCACAATATTTCTTGTTATAATGATATTTATTCAGAAATTTAGCAGGGAAGGAACAGCATTACGTAATAGTTTGGCAATTTTAGGAGGATCTGTTATAGCTGGAGTTGCAATAATTTCATCAAATATTCTTCATGCACCAAGCTTTCGTTATCTTAATGCAATAAATCCATTCCTTACATCTCAGGATGCTTTAGTTGATTCTGTTGCAGAACATGCTACGCCAAATCTTACTCAAAACTTTACCTATTTTTCAACTCTGATGTTATTTGCTGGCTTGGGAATTTGGCTTATTTTTAGAAAAAGATCTGAGAATCAAAATTCTTTACCAATAGGAATCAAAAATGAAATGACTATCTTTGCTCTAATAATTGGCATTGTTGGAGCTTATGCAGGAGGAACTTTTGCAAGATTAGATCTTCTAACTGCTACTTCTGTCATTATACTTGCATCAATTGGATTAGCTGTAATCACATCTGAAATCTTAAAGAAACGAACACTAGGAAAACCACCTGAAATCTCAAAGAAACAAACACAAGGAAAATCATCTGATAATTCAAAGAAAGTAACAACACAAAGTAAAAAATCAACCTATGCTTTAGGAATGTTTGCAAGTATCTCTTATGTAGTCATTATAGTGGCTTTACTTTTGGTACCAACTATTTATCCAGCAAACGGAAACTGGATCTCAGTAACTAAATCTCCTCCTACCATTCTTAATGGTGGTTCTAATTATGCAATTTCTACTAATGACTGGCCAGCCACTTTGGATTGGATAAAAAATAATACTCCACCAAACTCGGTTATAGCATCATGGTGGGATTATGGTTATTGGATTCAAACATTAGGTGGAAGAACAACACTTGCAGATAATGCAACTTTATCAACAGGCGTAATTGCAAAAATTGCACAAATATTCCTAAGCTCCCCTGATGAAGCATGGAAAATGCTTCATGATTGGGGTGCTAACTATGTTCTTGTGTATGTAGTAGGACAAGAATTTTCTTCAAACGGACAAACTCTTTACGTACTAGGTGGCGGGGGAGATGAAAGTAAAAAACAGTGGTTTATGAGAATTGCAGGGGAAGATTCGTCAAAGTTTCTTCAAGATGATCAATTTACGCCAACCGATTATTTTTGGCAAAACACTTTGTTAGGAAAAATGTTTCCATTTACACCAGTGACTTATTTTGATCCAAATACTCATGTACAATCAGCCACTTATCAATCTGGATACATTGGTGTTTATTCTAAAACGATCAAATACCCAGTAGATGGTAATGGTCCATTAAAGCTTGTCTACTCATCACCAAGTCTTAATAGCAATAGTTCTGGAATTGTTTCAGGAGTTTTACTATATCAAGTAAATCCAAACTATGTGCTGCAAACAAGTAATACAAATCAAAAGATAACACCTCAAATTAATTCTACAACTGTAAATCCCACAAGTGTAAATCCAACAAGCGATGTAGGTGTCATTTCTACAAAATATGGAAACATTGTCATCAAATTCAGAGATGATGTTGCTCCAAAAACTGTAGCAAACTTTGAAAAACTTGCAAAATCCGGATTTTATGATGGAACATTATTCCACAGAATAATTCCAGGTTTTGTTATTCAAGGTGGTGACCCAAATACAAAAAATGGTTCACGTGATACCTGGGGAACAGGTGACGCGGGATATACAATTCCACCTGAATTTAGTACTCTTAAACACGTAAAATACATGGTATCAATGGCACGCGGTCCTAGCATTGATAGTGCAAGCTCTCAATTTTTCATAATGCTTGGCGATGCTCCGAATTTAGATGGTAAATATACGATATTTGGCCAGGTGATTTCTGGACAAGATGTAGTTGATAAAATTGGAGCGATTAAAACAGATCCAGCTACAGACCAACCAATAGATCCTGAGGAAGCACGTATGAGTAAAGTTATAATTCAATCTCAAGCAACACAATCTATAACATCTTCTACAAACATATCCTCAACTGGTTAG
- a CDS encoding MBL fold metallo-hydrolase yields MFEYKGIKIKWYGHDTFTLEKSITICIDPYKLSSSIHPDIILISHNHFDHMSLDDLKKISSDNTIIVAAKECMEQLTKIPSKEKIGLSPGQEKIIYNIKIKAVPAYNIDKINPDTSKPFHPKEDNKIGYVISIGETSIYHTGDSDLIPEMNDLKPDVLLVPVSGTYVMTAKEAAKAVEKIKPKIAIPMHYGTLVGSDVDAKEFKDIVKSCEVHILTKE; encoded by the coding sequence ATGTTTGAATACAAAGGAATTAAAATAAAATGGTATGGTCATGACACATTTACACTAGAAAAATCAATTACCATATGTATAGATCCATACAAATTATCTAGTTCTATTCATCCAGATATTATATTAATTTCACATAATCATTTTGATCATATGAGTTTAGATGATCTAAAAAAAATCTCATCTGATAATACTATAATTGTTGCTGCAAAAGAATGCATGGAACAACTTACTAAAATTCCTTCAAAAGAAAAAATAGGTCTTAGTCCAGGACAAGAAAAAATAATATACAATATCAAAATCAAAGCTGTTCCTGCATATAACATTGATAAGATTAATCCAGATACTAGTAAACCATTTCATCCAAAGGAAGACAACAAAATTGGTTATGTTATAAGTATAGGTGAAACATCAATCTATCATACGGGAGATTCGGATCTTATTCCAGAAATGAATGATCTAAAACCAGATGTTTTGCTTGTTCCAGTAAGCGGAACTTATGTTATGACTGCAAAGGAGGCTGCAAAAGCAGTAGAAAAAATAAAACCAAAGATAGCAATTCCAATGCATTATGGCACATTAGTTGGTAGTGACGTTGATGCAAAAGAATTCAAAGATATAGTAAAATCATGTGAGGTACACATTCTTACAAAAGAGTAA
- a CDS encoding translation initiation factor IF-2 subunit gamma, which yields MHWKETLPDWYIKKYGHQPCVNIGTAGHVDHGKTTLIQALTGIWTSAHSEELKRGITIRVGYADAAFYKCKNCQPPLGYSVTPKCNNCGKESELTRVVSFVDSPGHESLMANMLSGSALIDGALLVIAANEKVPQPQTKEHLLALQTLGIQQIVIAQNKADLVSYEDAMTNYSDIVKFVKGTNAIKAPIIPISAQSKLNIDALIGAIESTIETPKRDESKPTVMHVLRSFDVNKPGTKIKSIKGGVIGGSVIQGYFKVGDEIEIKPGLANEKNGNYESIITEISSLGTGAGLVDEVKPGGLVAIGTKLDPSMTRSDSLIGSVIGKPNTLPENSSIAKLEINLFDTAVGSADEIKVSSVQVGESLRLSVGTAPVLSKVTSVRGERIDVQFRRPVCLFEKGRVAISRRIQERWRLIGAGVVVG from the coding sequence GTGCATTGGAAAGAAACACTTCCTGACTGGTATATTAAAAAATACGGACATCAACCATGTGTTAACATTGGTACTGCTGGACATGTAGATCATGGAAAAACAACACTTATCCAAGCTCTTACTGGCATTTGGACCAGTGCACATAGCGAGGAACTAAAACGTGGAATTACTATTAGAGTTGGTTATGCTGATGCAGCATTTTACAAATGTAAAAACTGTCAACCTCCTTTAGGATATTCGGTTACACCAAAATGCAATAACTGTGGAAAGGAAAGTGAATTAACAAGGGTAGTAAGTTTTGTGGATAGTCCAGGTCATGAAAGTTTAATGGCAAACATGCTCTCAGGCTCCGCTCTAATTGATGGTGCTTTACTTGTAATAGCAGCAAATGAAAAGGTGCCACAACCACAAACTAAAGAGCATCTACTCGCACTACAGACACTTGGAATTCAACAAATCGTGATTGCACAAAATAAAGCAGATCTAGTTTCATACGAAGATGCAATGACAAACTATTCTGATATTGTGAAATTTGTTAAAGGCACTAATGCTATAAAAGCACCAATAATTCCAATCTCGGCACAATCAAAACTTAACATTGATGCATTAATTGGTGCTATAGAATCTACGATTGAGACTCCTAAAAGAGATGAGTCAAAACCAACTGTAATGCATGTGTTACGTTCATTTGATGTTAACAAGCCTGGTACTAAAATAAAGAGCATAAAAGGCGGTGTTATAGGAGGAAGTGTGATTCAGGGATACTTCAAAGTAGGAGATGAAATTGAGATAAAACCTGGTCTTGCTAATGAGAAAAATGGTAACTACGAATCAATCATTACAGAGATCTCTTCTCTTGGAACTGGTGCAGGACTTGTAGATGAAGTCAAACCTGGTGGTTTAGTTGCAATAGGTACAAAACTCGATCCATCAATGACACGAAGCGATTCACTTATTGGCTCTGTTATTGGAAAACCAAATACATTACCAGAAAATTCTTCTATTGCAAAACTTGAGATAAACCTCTTTGATACTGCTGTAGGCTCAGCTGATGAAATAAAAGTTTCATCTGTACAAGTAGGCGAATCATTAAGACTTAGTGTAGGAACTGCTCCAGTTCTTTCAAAAGTAACCAGTGTAAGAGGTGAAAGAATAGATGTACAATTCAGAAGACCAGTCTGCCTATTTGAAAAAGGTAGGGTAGCAATAAGTAGAAGAATTCAAGAAAGATGGAGACTAATTGGAGCAGGTGTTGTAGTTGGTTGA
- a CDS encoding translation initiation factor IF-2 subunit alpha, with protein MTTAVQELPEVGEIIVATVTKIMDQGAYVTLDEYNNIQGFLHISEIATGWIRHVEKFLKTGEKKVLLVKRVNTARSEIDLSLKQISSDQKKKKLLELKKKEKEKVLIDSLKTKAELSQTEAEKIEEVLINKFNSVYDAFSEIVSKGIVVLDGLNLSTKVLKTIEEISSKIQVPHVEIRGVLEITCTKPNGVEIIKKALLDAVENKGVNVEIIYIGAPKYRVTVSAQNFKTAEKELKPILSEIQDTIEKKGGTFKFTREESKKTREG; from the coding sequence ATGACCACAGCTGTTCAAGAACTCCCAGAGGTTGGCGAAATTATTGTTGCTACAGTTACAAAAATTATGGATCAGGGAGCGTATGTCACTCTTGATGAATATAATAATATTCAGGGATTTTTACACATATCAGAAATTGCAACTGGCTGGATCAGACACGTAGAAAAGTTTCTCAAGACTGGAGAAAAAAAAGTCCTTTTAGTAAAACGAGTAAATACTGCAAGATCTGAAATTGATTTATCATTAAAACAAATTTCAAGTGATCAGAAAAAGAAGAAGCTTCTTGAGTTAAAAAAGAAAGAAAAAGAAAAAGTCTTAATTGATAGTTTAAAAACAAAAGCAGAACTTTCGCAAACAGAGGCTGAAAAAATAGAAGAGGTTTTGATAAACAAATTTAATTCTGTTTATGATGCCTTTTCAGAAATAGTATCAAAAGGAATAGTCGTTCTTGACGGTCTTAATTTGTCTACTAAAGTGCTAAAAACTATAGAAGAAATTAGTTCAAAGATCCAAGTACCTCACGTCGAGATACGTGGCGTATTAGAAATCACATGTACCAAACCTAATGGCGTTGAAATCATAAAAAAAGCACTCCTTGATGCTGTTGAAAATAAAGGAGTCAATGTGGAGATAATCTACATTGGAGCTCCAAAATACCGAGTGACTGTTTCTGCTCAAAATTTCAAGACAGCTGAAAAAGAACTAAAACCGATTCTTTCAGAAATTCAAGATACTATAGAAAAGAAAGGCGGGACCTTCAAATTCACTAGGGAAGAATCAAAGAAAACACGTGAGGGATAA
- a CDS encoding NAD(P)/FAD-dependent oxidoreductase: MTREYDFDIVIVGGGPAGLSAAWSAAKKDVRVAVLEREEAIGHSVRTSGVTWIKEAKSFGIPSDCYNPIRNYSFYSPNNRVTIKGTEPQAAVLDVRKTYQFLAYQAANAGADIFVRTNVTNILEENGKLVGVKATSIKDDLVFHSKLVIDASGFYSVIGKNRGTVSQWKRFGVGAEFEAYVDNIDPETWHLMVGQQYSPAGYAWIFPLGKNKVRIGVGVGKPESQIDPTQRLLELIDKKPGPIENLGRIVPIEFHYGLIPNEGLTHTTIADNLILVGDAAGQANPLVLEGIRYAIEFGRVAGQVGAEAVLKNDTSKESLKPYEENWKKAIGSKIKAAVKVQTRWLGLSDEEWDKEIAIIQELSAEEFLDFVKADFSMSNLIKLATHHPKLAVRQLFDMVKSIRSEQ; this comes from the coding sequence TTGACAAGAGAATATGATTTTGATATTGTTATAGTAGGAGGTGGTCCTGCTGGTCTTTCTGCAGCATGGTCAGCTGCAAAAAAAGATGTACGTGTAGCTGTACTTGAGCGAGAAGAAGCAATAGGACACTCAGTTAGAACAAGCGGTGTTACTTGGATAAAAGAAGCAAAATCTTTTGGTATTCCTTCTGATTGTTATAACCCGATTAGAAATTATTCATTTTATTCACCAAATAACCGTGTAACAATAAAAGGAACAGAGCCTCAAGCTGCAGTCTTGGATGTAAGGAAAACTTATCAGTTTCTTGCATATCAAGCAGCAAATGCAGGTGCAGATATTTTTGTTAGAACTAATGTGACTAATATTCTTGAGGAGAATGGAAAATTGGTGGGAGTCAAGGCTACATCAATAAAAGATGATCTTGTTTTTCATTCAAAACTTGTAATAGATGCAAGCGGATTTTATTCAGTAATTGGAAAAAATAGAGGTACTGTATCACAATGGAAAAGATTTGGTGTTGGTGCAGAATTTGAAGCATATGTTGATAACATTGATCCAGAAACGTGGCATCTCATGGTTGGACAACAATATTCTCCAGCCGGATATGCTTGGATATTTCCATTGGGAAAAAACAAGGTAAGAATTGGCGTTGGTGTTGGAAAACCAGAATCACAAATTGATCCAACCCAAAGACTGCTTGAACTAATTGACAAAAAGCCAGGTCCAATAGAAAATCTTGGTAGAATTGTTCCAATAGAATTTCATTATGGATTAATTCCAAATGAAGGATTAACACATACCACTATTGCAGATAACCTTATACTGGTTGGTGATGCAGCTGGGCAGGCAAATCCTCTTGTCTTAGAAGGAATTCGATATGCAATAGAATTTGGAAGAGTAGCAGGTCAGGTAGGTGCAGAAGCAGTTTTAAAAAATGACACATCAAAGGAATCCCTAAAACCATATGAAGAAAACTGGAAAAAGGCAATAGGTTCCAAGATAAAAGCTGCAGTCAAAGTACAAACCAGATGGTTAGGTCTATCTGATGAAGAATGGGACAAGGAAATTGCAATAATCCAAGAGCTCTCAGCGGAAGAATTTTTGGATTTTGTAAAAGCTGACTTTAGTATGAGTAATTTGATCAAGCTTGCAACGCACCATCCAAAATTAGCTGTCAGGCAGCTATTTGATATGGTAAAAAGTATAAGGTCTGAACAGTAA
- the cobO gene encoding cob(I)yrinic acid a,c-diamide adenosyltransferase, producing the protein MGKDGFVIVYTGKGKGKTTAALGMALRAVGYNHKICMIQFIKGSWHYGEMTSSKRLEPEFELTAIGKGFVGIMDDKSPIEDHKKISDEALRIAKEKIQSEKYDIIILDEINYAINLNLVKLEDVLDLIKIKPPKLNLVLTGNYARDEIIEVADLVTEMREIKHPFKAGIRAKKGIDF; encoded by the coding sequence ATGGGAAAAGATGGATTTGTTATAGTATACACAGGTAAAGGAAAGGGTAAAACAACGGCTGCGCTTGGAATGGCCTTACGGGCTGTGGGATATAATCACAAAATTTGCATGATCCAATTTATCAAAGGTTCTTGGCATTATGGCGAGATGACTTCATCAAAGAGACTAGAACCAGAATTTGAGTTAACTGCCATAGGAAAGGGTTTTGTAGGAATTATGGATGATAAAAGCCCAATCGAAGATCATAAAAAAATTTCTGACGAGGCTCTTCGCATAGCAAAAGAAAAGATTCAATCAGAAAAATATGATATCATTATACTTGATGAGATAAACTATGCAATCAATCTAAATCTAGTAAAATTAGAAGATGTTTTAGATTTAATAAAAATTAAACCACCTAAGTTGAATTTAGTTCTTACTGGAAATTACGCTAGAGATGAAATTATAGAAGTTGCAGATCTTGTTACAGAAATGAGAGAAATAAAACATCCTTTCAAAGCAGGTATTCGAGCCAAGAAAGGTATAGATTTCTAA
- a CDS encoding phosphate uptake regulator PhoU, whose protein sequence is MGTNEEMRKIQFTGKSSYIVSLPKQWIIDMGLKQGDQVTVLRQGTTTLQITPLKHHTKSINTEEATFEIKPEDKSSAIVRKLISLYLLGFSTINVKPKSGRLKPDQRNAVKDAVKGILMGTEIIADSIEGITIQVLINLFELSVDGALKRMLIIAKSMQNDALLAHEEANFDLAKEVINSDDEVDRFSFYIIRQLKIAIQNEHMLKDMGIENARSCLGYRLIVKNIERVGDHATVIVKDLLEFKKPIKKSVLDTIHEMNNFALSVLDDACLSLFKRDFVQAELTVERTGDITKYEKKMLESTKSLRDDEEIYRVRRMGENIRRISEYASDIAEIVMNMTIEKTLRKQ, encoded by the coding sequence ATGGGAACCAATGAAGAAATGCGCAAGATACAGTTCACAGGAAAATCATCATACATTGTTTCATTACCAAAACAATGGATAATCGATATGGGTCTAAAACAAGGTGATCAAGTTACAGTTTTAAGACAAGGTACAACGACATTACAAATCACTCCACTAAAACATCATACAAAATCAATTAACACCGAGGAAGCAACATTTGAAATAAAACCAGAAGATAAAAGCTCTGCAATTGTTAGAAAACTTATTTCACTTTACTTACTTGGTTTTAGCACCATAAATGTAAAACCAAAGTCAGGAAGATTAAAACCAGATCAACGAAATGCAGTAAAAGATGCAGTAAAAGGAATTCTAATGGGAACTGAAATAATTGCAGATTCTATAGAAGGTATTACCATCCAAGTATTGATAAATTTGTTTGAGCTTTCAGTAGATGGAGCGTTAAAACGGATGCTTATCATTGCAAAATCCATGCAAAATGATGCGTTGTTAGCACATGAAGAAGCAAATTTTGATTTGGCAAAAGAAGTGATAAACAGTGATGATGAAGTAGATAGGTTTAGTTTTTACATCATACGACAACTCAAGATTGCAATTCAAAACGAACATATGTTAAAAGACATGGGTATTGAAAATGCTAGAAGTTGTCTAGGATACAGACTTATTGTTAAGAACATAGAGCGTGTGGGAGATCATGCTACTGTTATAGTCAAAGACCTTCTAGAATTTAAAAAACCAATAAAAAAATCTGTGCTGGATACTATTCATGAAATGAATAATTTTGCACTATCTGTGCTTGATGATGCCTGCTTATCACTATTCAAGAGAGATTTTGTCCAAGCAGAACTCACTGTAGAAAGGACCGGCGATATTACAAAATATGAAAAAAAGATGCTAGAGAGTACCAAATCATTAAGAGATGACGAAGAAATCTACAGGGTAAGAAGAATGGGTGAAAATATCAGAAGAATTTCAGAGTATGCGAGCGATATTGCAGAAATTGTCATGAATATGACTATAGAAAAAACACTGCGAAAGCAATAA
- a CDS encoding nascent polypeptide-associated complex protein, whose translation MMRGGNREMRRMLDKMGLEMKEISNVQEVIIKTDKKEIIIIKPSVSEMKAKDNSIFQVIAESYEERELEIPVFSQEDIMLVAQQANVSQEAANNALIEAKGDLARAILLLTTK comes from the coding sequence ATGATGCGTGGCGGAAATCGCGAAATGCGCAGAATGCTAGACAAGATGGGTCTAGAAATGAAGGAAATTTCCAATGTACAAGAGGTAATAATCAAAACTGACAAAAAAGAAATCATAATAATAAAACCATCTGTATCTGAAATGAAGGCAAAAGACAATTCTATATTCCAAGTGATAGCAGAAAGTTATGAAGAGAGGGAACTCGAAATACCAGTATTTAGCCAAGAAGATATAATGCTTGTAGCTCAACAAGCTAACGTTTCTCAAGAAGCTGCAAATAATGCTCTCATAGAGGCTAAAGGAGATCTTGCAAGGGCAATTCTTTTACTTACAACAAAATAG
- a CDS encoding RNA-protein complex protein Nop10: MRFQMRKCPECKRYTLKEDCPKCGNKTVTVHPGKYSPDDKYARYRISDRYK; this comes from the coding sequence ATGCGATTTCAGATGCGTAAATGTCCTGAATGTAAACGATATACACTAAAAGAAGATTGTCCAAAATGTGGTAACAAAACTGTAACAGTTCATCCTGGAAAATATTCTCCAGATGATAAATATGCAAGATATCGAATTTCTGATCGTTACAAATAA